One window of the Canis aureus isolate CA01 chromosome 1, VMU_Caureus_v.1.0, whole genome shotgun sequence genome contains the following:
- the PPP6R1 gene encoding serine/threonine-protein phosphatase 6 regulatory subunit 1 isoform X7 — translation MESGRKGLPGGRNSTCKSVKGAMFWKFDLHTSSHLDTLLEREDLSLLELLDEEDVLQECKVVNRKLLDFLLQPPHLQAMVAWVTQEPPASGEERLRYKYPSVACEILTSDVPQINDALGADESLLNRLYGFLQSSGSLNPLLASFFSKVMGILINRKTDQLVSFLRKKDDFVDLLLQHIGTSAIMDLLLRLLTCVERPQLRQDVVNWLNEEKIVQRLIEQIHPSKDDNQHSNASQSLCDIIRLSREQMIQVQDSLEPDQLLTTLEKQETIEQLLSNMLEGEQSQSVIVSGIQVLLTLLEPRRPRSESVTVNNFFSSVDGQLELLAQATLDSSMSSVGALHALRPRLSHFHQLLLEPPELEPLRTTWGNLAPPLGNTRLHVVKLLASALSANDPALTQELLALDVPNTMLDLFFHYMFNNFLHAQVEFCVSAMLSAGPPSDSSLEMPVPNPVVKHLLQQCRLVERILTSWEENDLVQSTGGPRKGYMGHLTRLANALVQNTEKGPNAEQLGQLLKELPGEQQERWEAFVAGPLAETNKKNMVDLVSTHHLHSSSDDEDDRLKEFNFPEEAVLQQAFMDFQMQRMTSAFIDHFGFNDEEFGEQEESVNAPFDKTANITFSLNADDENPNANLLEICYKDRIQQFDDEDEDEEEGQGSGESDEEDGAWQGSQLARGARRGQPPGVRHPPSSIPSGSTAADRWFLGRSGGSTDSEEEEDDDEEDEDDGDGRVAGGGAGPPSYPSPGPQPPGPSWTATFDSVPTDTLTGPRDSGEKEPSSGLFAPQGSLSIPRDLPALSLAGPVACTTLQLRSQDPVSPSAPQEATDGSKVAEPSAPCQSLVSIGDLQATLRGTCSTPSSLDSATRDPATSVPASGACQHPQTTEGEKSPEPSGLPHSQSAQALEPPPMPNGSAPGGPASLGSQ, via the exons AtggagagtgggaggaagggcctTCCGGGTGGGAGGAACAGCACGTGCAAGTCTGTGAAG GGCGCCATGTTTTGGAAGTTTGACTTACACACGAGCTCACACCTCGACACGCTGCTGGAGCGGGAGGACCTGAGCCTGCTTGAGCTACTGGACGAGGAGGACGTGCTACAGGAGTGCAAGGTCGTCAACCGCAAGTTACTGGACTTCTTGTTGCAGCCACCGCACTTGCAGGCCATGGTGGCCTGGGTCACCCAGGAGCCGCCAGCCAGTGGCGAGGAGCGACTGCGCTACAA gTACCCCAGTGTGGCCTGTGAGATCCTGACCTCAGATGTGCCCCAGATCAATGATGCGCTGGGTGCTGATGAGTCCCTCCTGAACCGGCTCTATGGCTTCCTACAGAGCAGCGGCAGCCTCAACCCACTGTTGGCCAGCTTCTTCAGCAAGGTCATGGGCATCCTCATTAACCGCAAGACAGACCAG cttGTGTCCTTCCTGCGGAAGAAGGATGACTTCGTTGACCTGCTGCTACAGCACATTGGCACCTCAGCCATCATGGACCTCCTGCTGCGTCTCCTCACCTGCGTGGAGCGGCCACAGCTGAGGCAGGATGTGGTCAAC TGGCTCAACGAGGAGAAGATTGTGCAGCGGCTCATAGAACAGATCCACCCGTCGAAGGATGACAAT CAACATTCCAATGCATCCCAATCCCTGTGCGACATCATCCGCCTGAGCCGGGAGCAGATGATCCAGGTCCAAGACAGCCTAGAGCCCGACCAGCTGTTGACCACCCTGGAGAA GCAGGAGACGATTGAACAGCTCCTGAGCAACATGCTGGAGGGAGAGCAGAGCCAGTCTGTCATTGTGAGCGGGATCCAGGTGCTCCTGACCCTGCTGGAACCCCGAAGGCCAAG GTCCGAGTCTGTGACCGTGAACAACTTCTTTAGCAGTGTGGATGGGCAGCTGGAGCTTCTGGCCCAGGCGACCCTGGATAGCAGCATGTCCAGTGTGGGCGCCCTGCACGCCCTGCGCCCACGGCTCAGCCATTTCCACCAGCTTCTGCTTGAGCCCCCTGAG CTGGAGCCACTGCGTACTACCTGGGGCAACCTGGCCCCGCCTCTGGGCAATACTCGGCTGCATGTGGTCAAGCTGCTGGCCAGCGCTCTGAGCGCCAACGACCCAGCCCTGACGCAGGAGCTCCTGGCACTGGATGTGCCCAACACCATGCTG GACCTCTTCTTCCACTACATGTTCAACAACTTCCTGCATGCCCAAGTGGAGTTCTGTGTGAGTGCCATGCTCAGTGCTGGGCCTCCTTCCGACAGCAGCCTTGAGATGCCTGTCCCAAATCCCGTTGTGAAACAT CTCCTGCAGCAGTGCCGCCTGGTGGAGCGCATCCTGACATCCTGGGAAGAGAACGACCTTGTGCA GTCTACCGGGGGCCCCCGCAAAGGCTACATGGGCCACCTGACGAGACTGGCCAACGCCCTGGTGCAGAACACGGAGAAGGGGCCCAATGCTGAGCAGCTGGGGCAGCTGCTGAAGG AACTGCCGGGTGAGCAGCAGGAGCGGTGGGAGGCCTTTGTGGCCGGACCCCTGGCCGAGACGAACAAGAAGAACATGGTGGACCTG GTGAGCACGCACCACCTGCACTCCTCCAGCGATGATGAGGACGACCGGCTCAAGGAGTTCAACTTCCCCGAGGAGGCAGTACTGCAGCAg GCCTTCATGGACTTCCAGATGCAGCGCATGACCTCAGCCTTCATCGACCACTTTGGCTTCAATGATGAGGAGTTTGGGGAGCAGGAAGAAAGCGTGAA TGCGCCTTTTGACAAGACAGCTAACATTACATTCTCCCTCAATGCTGACGACGAGAAC CCCAATGCCAACCTGCTGGAGATATGCTACAAGGACCGCATCCAGCAATTTGACGacgaggatgaggatgaggaggagggccagggctCTGGGGAGTCTGATGAAGAGGATGGCGCCTGGCAGGGCAGCCAGCTGGCCAGAGGAGCCCGCCGCGGCCAGCCCCCGGGTGTGCG CCATCCaccctcctccatcccttctgGCAGCACAGCCGCTGACAGGTGGTTTCTGGGCAGGAGTGGGGGCAGCACAGACAgcgaggaagaggaggatgacgACGAGGAGGACGAGGACGACGGTGACGGCCGTGTGGCTGGTGGGGGCGCCGGGCCCCCCTCTTATCCTAGCCCCGGCCCCCAGCCTCCGG gccccagctggaCAGCCACCTTTGACTCAGTGCCTACAGATACCCTGACCGGCCCCCGAGACTCTGGGGAGAAGGAGCCGAGCTCTGGGCTCTTTGCCCCACAGGGGTCCCTCAGCATACCCCGGGAcctccctgccttgagcctggCCGGCCCTGTGGCCTGCACCACCCTGCAGCTCAG GTCTCAGGACCCCGTGTCCCCCTCAGCACCTCAGGAAGCCACAGATGGCAGCAAAGTAGCAGAGCCTTCGG CCCCCTGCCAGTCCTTGGTCAGCATTGGGGACCTCCAGGCCACACTCAGAGGGACATGCTCCACCCCCAGCTCCTTGGACAG TGCAACCAGAGACCCTGCTACCTCTGTTCCAGCCTCCGGGGCCTGCCAGCACCCCCAGACCACAGAGGGGGAGAAGAGCCCAGAGCCCTCAGGGCTCCCTCATAGCCAGAG TGCCCAGGCCCTTGAGCCACCTCCAATGCCCAATGGCTCTGCCCCCGGAGGGCCAGCGTCCCTGGGTTCCCA GTAA
- the PPP6R1 gene encoding serine/threonine-protein phosphatase 6 regulatory subunit 1 isoform X8: MNPSPRGRMFLEREMNQGAMFWKFDLHTSSHLDTLLEREDLSLLELLDEEDVLQECKVVNRKLLDFLLQPPHLQAMVAWVTQEPPASGEERLRYKYPSVACEILTSDVPQINDALGADESLLNRLYGFLQSSGSLNPLLASFFSKVMGILINRKTDQLVSFLRKKDDFVDLLLQHIGTSAIMDLLLRLLTCVERPQLRQDVVNWLNEEKIVQRLIEQIHPSKDDNQHSNASQSLCDIIRLSREQMIQVQDSLEPDQLLTTLEKQETIEQLLSNMLEGEQSQSVIVSGIQVLLTLLEPRRPRSESVTVNNFFSSVDGQLELLAQATLDSSMSSVGALHALRPRLSHFHQLLLEPPELEPLRTTWGNLAPPLGNTRLHVVKLLASALSANDPALTQELLALDVPNTMLDLFFHYMFNNFLHAQVEFCVSAMLSAGPPSDSSLEMPVPNPVVKHLLQQCRLVERILTSWEENDLVQSTGGPRKGYMGHLTRLANALVQNTEKGPNAEQLGQLLKELPGEQQERWEAFVAGPLAETNKKNMVDLVSTHHLHSSSDDEDDRLKEFNFPEEAVLQQAFMDFQMQRMTSAFIDHFGFNDEEFGEQEESVNAPFDKTANITFSLNADDENPNANLLEICYKDRIQQFDDEDEDEEEGQGSGESDEEDGAWQGSQLARGARRGQPPGVRHPPSSIPSGSTAADRWFLGRSGGSTDSEEEEDDDEEDEDDGDGRVAGGGAGPPSYPSPGPQPPGPSWTATFDSVPTDTLTGPRDSGEKEPSSGLFAPQGSLSIPRDLPALSLAGPVACTTLQLRSQDPVSPSAPQEATDGSKVAEPSAPCQSLVSIGDLQATLRGTCSTPSSLDSATRDPATSVPASGACQHPQTTEGEKSPEPSGLPHSQSAQALEPPPMPNGSAPGGPASLGSQ, from the exons ATGAACCCCAGCCCTAGAGGCAGGATGTTTCTGGAAAGGGAGATGAATCAG GGCGCCATGTTTTGGAAGTTTGACTTACACACGAGCTCACACCTCGACACGCTGCTGGAGCGGGAGGACCTGAGCCTGCTTGAGCTACTGGACGAGGAGGACGTGCTACAGGAGTGCAAGGTCGTCAACCGCAAGTTACTGGACTTCTTGTTGCAGCCACCGCACTTGCAGGCCATGGTGGCCTGGGTCACCCAGGAGCCGCCAGCCAGTGGCGAGGAGCGACTGCGCTACAA gTACCCCAGTGTGGCCTGTGAGATCCTGACCTCAGATGTGCCCCAGATCAATGATGCGCTGGGTGCTGATGAGTCCCTCCTGAACCGGCTCTATGGCTTCCTACAGAGCAGCGGCAGCCTCAACCCACTGTTGGCCAGCTTCTTCAGCAAGGTCATGGGCATCCTCATTAACCGCAAGACAGACCAG cttGTGTCCTTCCTGCGGAAGAAGGATGACTTCGTTGACCTGCTGCTACAGCACATTGGCACCTCAGCCATCATGGACCTCCTGCTGCGTCTCCTCACCTGCGTGGAGCGGCCACAGCTGAGGCAGGATGTGGTCAAC TGGCTCAACGAGGAGAAGATTGTGCAGCGGCTCATAGAACAGATCCACCCGTCGAAGGATGACAAT CAACATTCCAATGCATCCCAATCCCTGTGCGACATCATCCGCCTGAGCCGGGAGCAGATGATCCAGGTCCAAGACAGCCTAGAGCCCGACCAGCTGTTGACCACCCTGGAGAA GCAGGAGACGATTGAACAGCTCCTGAGCAACATGCTGGAGGGAGAGCAGAGCCAGTCTGTCATTGTGAGCGGGATCCAGGTGCTCCTGACCCTGCTGGAACCCCGAAGGCCAAG GTCCGAGTCTGTGACCGTGAACAACTTCTTTAGCAGTGTGGATGGGCAGCTGGAGCTTCTGGCCCAGGCGACCCTGGATAGCAGCATGTCCAGTGTGGGCGCCCTGCACGCCCTGCGCCCACGGCTCAGCCATTTCCACCAGCTTCTGCTTGAGCCCCCTGAG CTGGAGCCACTGCGTACTACCTGGGGCAACCTGGCCCCGCCTCTGGGCAATACTCGGCTGCATGTGGTCAAGCTGCTGGCCAGCGCTCTGAGCGCCAACGACCCAGCCCTGACGCAGGAGCTCCTGGCACTGGATGTGCCCAACACCATGCTG GACCTCTTCTTCCACTACATGTTCAACAACTTCCTGCATGCCCAAGTGGAGTTCTGTGTGAGTGCCATGCTCAGTGCTGGGCCTCCTTCCGACAGCAGCCTTGAGATGCCTGTCCCAAATCCCGTTGTGAAACAT CTCCTGCAGCAGTGCCGCCTGGTGGAGCGCATCCTGACATCCTGGGAAGAGAACGACCTTGTGCA GTCTACCGGGGGCCCCCGCAAAGGCTACATGGGCCACCTGACGAGACTGGCCAACGCCCTGGTGCAGAACACGGAGAAGGGGCCCAATGCTGAGCAGCTGGGGCAGCTGCTGAAGG AACTGCCGGGTGAGCAGCAGGAGCGGTGGGAGGCCTTTGTGGCCGGACCCCTGGCCGAGACGAACAAGAAGAACATGGTGGACCTG GTGAGCACGCACCACCTGCACTCCTCCAGCGATGATGAGGACGACCGGCTCAAGGAGTTCAACTTCCCCGAGGAGGCAGTACTGCAGCAg GCCTTCATGGACTTCCAGATGCAGCGCATGACCTCAGCCTTCATCGACCACTTTGGCTTCAATGATGAGGAGTTTGGGGAGCAGGAAGAAAGCGTGAA TGCGCCTTTTGACAAGACAGCTAACATTACATTCTCCCTCAATGCTGACGACGAGAAC CCCAATGCCAACCTGCTGGAGATATGCTACAAGGACCGCATCCAGCAATTTGACGacgaggatgaggatgaggaggagggccagggctCTGGGGAGTCTGATGAAGAGGATGGCGCCTGGCAGGGCAGCCAGCTGGCCAGAGGAGCCCGCCGCGGCCAGCCCCCGGGTGTGCG CCATCCaccctcctccatcccttctgGCAGCACAGCCGCTGACAGGTGGTTTCTGGGCAGGAGTGGGGGCAGCACAGACAgcgaggaagaggaggatgacgACGAGGAGGACGAGGACGACGGTGACGGCCGTGTGGCTGGTGGGGGCGCCGGGCCCCCCTCTTATCCTAGCCCCGGCCCCCAGCCTCCGG gccccagctggaCAGCCACCTTTGACTCAGTGCCTACAGATACCCTGACCGGCCCCCGAGACTCTGGGGAGAAGGAGCCGAGCTCTGGGCTCTTTGCCCCACAGGGGTCCCTCAGCATACCCCGGGAcctccctgccttgagcctggCCGGCCCTGTGGCCTGCACCACCCTGCAGCTCAG GTCTCAGGACCCCGTGTCCCCCTCAGCACCTCAGGAAGCCACAGATGGCAGCAAAGTAGCAGAGCCTTCGG CCCCCTGCCAGTCCTTGGTCAGCATTGGGGACCTCCAGGCCACACTCAGAGGGACATGCTCCACCCCCAGCTCCTTGGACAG TGCAACCAGAGACCCTGCTACCTCTGTTCCAGCCTCCGGGGCCTGCCAGCACCCCCAGACCACAGAGGGGGAGAAGAGCCCAGAGCCCTCAGGGCTCCCTCATAGCCAGAG TGCCCAGGCCCTTGAGCCACCTCCAATGCCCAATGGCTCTGCCCCCGGAGGGCCAGCGTCCCTGGGTTCCCA GTAA
- the PPP6R1 gene encoding serine/threonine-protein phosphatase 6 regulatory subunit 1 isoform X4 — MFWKFDLHTSSHLDTLLEREDLSLLELLDEEDVLQECKVVNRKLLDFLLQPPHLQAMVAWVTQEPPASGEERLRYKYPSVACEILTSDVPQINDALGADESLLNRLYGFLQSSGSLNPLLASFFSKVMGILINRKTDQLVSFLRKKDDFVDLLLQHIGTSAIMDLLLRLLTCVERPQLRQDVVNWLNEEKIVQRLIEQIHPSKDDNQHSNASQSLCDIIRLSREQMIQVQDSLEPDQLLTTLEKQETIEQLLSNMLEGEQSQSVIVSGIQVLLTLLEPRRPRSESVTVNNFFSSVDGQLELLAQATLDSSMSSVGALHALRPRLSHFHQLLLEPPELEPLRTTWGNLAPPLGNTRLHVVKLLASALSANDPALTQELLALDVPNTMLDLFFHYMFNNFLHAQVEFCVSAMLSAGPPSDSSLEMPVPNPVVKHLLQQCRLVERILTSWEENDLVQSTGGPRKGYMGHLTRLANALVQNTEKGPNAEQLGQLLKELPGEQQERWEAFVAGPLAETNKKNMVDLVSTHHLHSSSDDEDDRLKEFNFPEEAVLQQAFMDFQMQRMTSAFIDHFGFNDEEFGEQEESVNAPFDKTANITFSLNADDENPNANLLEICYKDRIQQFDDEDEDEEEGQGSGESDEEDGAWQGSQLARGARRGQPPGVRSGGSTDSEEEEDDDEEDEDDGDGRVAGGGAGPPSYPSPGPQPPGPSWTATFDSVPTDTLTGPRDSGEKEPSSGLFAPQGSLSIPRDLPALSLAGPVACTTLQLRSQDPVSPSAPQEATDGSKVAEPSAPCQSLVSIGDLQATLRGTCSTPSSLDSATRDPATSVPASGACQHPQTTEGEKSPEPSGLPHSQSAQALEPPPMPNGSAPGGPASLGSQ; from the exons ATGTTTTGGAAGTTTGACTTACACACGAGCTCACACCTCGACACGCTGCTGGAGCGGGAGGACCTGAGCCTGCTTGAGCTACTGGACGAGGAGGACGTGCTACAGGAGTGCAAGGTCGTCAACCGCAAGTTACTGGACTTCTTGTTGCAGCCACCGCACTTGCAGGCCATGGTGGCCTGGGTCACCCAGGAGCCGCCAGCCAGTGGCGAGGAGCGACTGCGCTACAA gTACCCCAGTGTGGCCTGTGAGATCCTGACCTCAGATGTGCCCCAGATCAATGATGCGCTGGGTGCTGATGAGTCCCTCCTGAACCGGCTCTATGGCTTCCTACAGAGCAGCGGCAGCCTCAACCCACTGTTGGCCAGCTTCTTCAGCAAGGTCATGGGCATCCTCATTAACCGCAAGACAGACCAG cttGTGTCCTTCCTGCGGAAGAAGGATGACTTCGTTGACCTGCTGCTACAGCACATTGGCACCTCAGCCATCATGGACCTCCTGCTGCGTCTCCTCACCTGCGTGGAGCGGCCACAGCTGAGGCAGGATGTGGTCAAC TGGCTCAACGAGGAGAAGATTGTGCAGCGGCTCATAGAACAGATCCACCCGTCGAAGGATGACAAT CAACATTCCAATGCATCCCAATCCCTGTGCGACATCATCCGCCTGAGCCGGGAGCAGATGATCCAGGTCCAAGACAGCCTAGAGCCCGACCAGCTGTTGACCACCCTGGAGAA GCAGGAGACGATTGAACAGCTCCTGAGCAACATGCTGGAGGGAGAGCAGAGCCAGTCTGTCATTGTGAGCGGGATCCAGGTGCTCCTGACCCTGCTGGAACCCCGAAGGCCAAG GTCCGAGTCTGTGACCGTGAACAACTTCTTTAGCAGTGTGGATGGGCAGCTGGAGCTTCTGGCCCAGGCGACCCTGGATAGCAGCATGTCCAGTGTGGGCGCCCTGCACGCCCTGCGCCCACGGCTCAGCCATTTCCACCAGCTTCTGCTTGAGCCCCCTGAG CTGGAGCCACTGCGTACTACCTGGGGCAACCTGGCCCCGCCTCTGGGCAATACTCGGCTGCATGTGGTCAAGCTGCTGGCCAGCGCTCTGAGCGCCAACGACCCAGCCCTGACGCAGGAGCTCCTGGCACTGGATGTGCCCAACACCATGCTG GACCTCTTCTTCCACTACATGTTCAACAACTTCCTGCATGCCCAAGTGGAGTTCTGTGTGAGTGCCATGCTCAGTGCTGGGCCTCCTTCCGACAGCAGCCTTGAGATGCCTGTCCCAAATCCCGTTGTGAAACAT CTCCTGCAGCAGTGCCGCCTGGTGGAGCGCATCCTGACATCCTGGGAAGAGAACGACCTTGTGCA GTCTACCGGGGGCCCCCGCAAAGGCTACATGGGCCACCTGACGAGACTGGCCAACGCCCTGGTGCAGAACACGGAGAAGGGGCCCAATGCTGAGCAGCTGGGGCAGCTGCTGAAGG AACTGCCGGGTGAGCAGCAGGAGCGGTGGGAGGCCTTTGTGGCCGGACCCCTGGCCGAGACGAACAAGAAGAACATGGTGGACCTG GTGAGCACGCACCACCTGCACTCCTCCAGCGATGATGAGGACGACCGGCTCAAGGAGTTCAACTTCCCCGAGGAGGCAGTACTGCAGCAg GCCTTCATGGACTTCCAGATGCAGCGCATGACCTCAGCCTTCATCGACCACTTTGGCTTCAATGATGAGGAGTTTGGGGAGCAGGAAGAAAGCGTGAA TGCGCCTTTTGACAAGACAGCTAACATTACATTCTCCCTCAATGCTGACGACGAGAAC CCCAATGCCAACCTGCTGGAGATATGCTACAAGGACCGCATCCAGCAATTTGACGacgaggatgaggatgaggaggagggccagggctCTGGGGAGTCTGATGAAGAGGATGGCGCCTGGCAGGGCAGCCAGCTGGCCAGAGGAGCCCGCCGCGGCCAGCCCCCGGGTGTGCG GAGTGGGGGCAGCACAGACAgcgaggaagaggaggatgacgACGAGGAGGACGAGGACGACGGTGACGGCCGTGTGGCTGGTGGGGGCGCCGGGCCCCCCTCTTATCCTAGCCCCGGCCCCCAGCCTCCGG gccccagctggaCAGCCACCTTTGACTCAGTGCCTACAGATACCCTGACCGGCCCCCGAGACTCTGGGGAGAAGGAGCCGAGCTCTGGGCTCTTTGCCCCACAGGGGTCCCTCAGCATACCCCGGGAcctccctgccttgagcctggCCGGCCCTGTGGCCTGCACCACCCTGCAGCTCAG GTCTCAGGACCCCGTGTCCCCCTCAGCACCTCAGGAAGCCACAGATGGCAGCAAAGTAGCAGAGCCTTCGG CCCCCTGCCAGTCCTTGGTCAGCATTGGGGACCTCCAGGCCACACTCAGAGGGACATGCTCCACCCCCAGCTCCTTGGACAG TGCAACCAGAGACCCTGCTACCTCTGTTCCAGCCTCCGGGGCCTGCCAGCACCCCCAGACCACAGAGGGGGAGAAGAGCCCAGAGCCCTCAGGGCTCCCTCATAGCCAGAG TGCCCAGGCCCTTGAGCCACCTCCAATGCCCAATGGCTCTGCCCCCGGAGGGCCAGCGTCCCTGGGTTCCCA GTAA
- the PPP6R1 gene encoding serine/threonine-protein phosphatase 6 regulatory subunit 1 isoform X2 translates to MFWKFDLHTSSHLDTLLEREDLSLLELLDEEDVLQECKVVNRKLLDFLLQPPHLQAMVAWVTQEPPASGEERLRYKYPSVACEILTSDVPQINDALGADESLLNRLYGFLQSSGSLNPLLASFFSKVMGILINRKTDQLVSFLRKKDDFVDLLLQHIGTSAIMDLLLRLLTCVERPQLRQDVVNWLNEEKIVQRLIEQIHPSKDDNQHSNASQSLCDIIRLSREQMIQVQDSLEPDQLLTTLEKQETIEQLLSNMLEGEQSQSVIVSGIQVLLTLLEPRRPSSVDGQLELLAQATLDSSMSSVGALHALRPRLSHFHQLLLEPPELEPLRTTWGNLAPPLGNTRLHVVKLLASALSANDPALTQELLALDVPNTMLDLFFHYMFNNFLHAQVEFCVSAMLSAGPPSDSSLEMPVPNPVVKHLLQQCRLVERILTSWEENDLVQSTGGPRKGYMGHLTRLANALVQNTEKGPNAEQLGQLLKELPGEQQERWEAFVAGPLAETNKKNMVDLVSTHHLHSSSDDEDDRLKEFNFPEEAVLQQAFMDFQMQRMTSAFIDHFGFNDEEFGEQEESVNAPFDKTANITFSLNADDENPNANLLEICYKDRIQQFDDEDEDEEEGQGSGESDEEDGAWQGSQLARGARRGQPPGVRHPPSSIPSGSTAADRWFLGRSGGSTDSEEEEDDDEEDEDDGDGRVAGGGAGPPSYPSPGPQPPGPSWTATFDSVPTDTLTGPRDSGEKEPSSGLFAPQGSLSIPRDLPALSLAGPVACTTLQLRSQDPVSPSAPQEATDGSKVAEPSAPCQSLVSIGDLQATLRGTCSTPSSLDSATRDPATSVPASGACQHPQTTEGEKSPEPSGLPHSQSAQALEPPPMPNGSAPGGPASLGSQ, encoded by the exons ATGTTTTGGAAGTTTGACTTACACACGAGCTCACACCTCGACACGCTGCTGGAGCGGGAGGACCTGAGCCTGCTTGAGCTACTGGACGAGGAGGACGTGCTACAGGAGTGCAAGGTCGTCAACCGCAAGTTACTGGACTTCTTGTTGCAGCCACCGCACTTGCAGGCCATGGTGGCCTGGGTCACCCAGGAGCCGCCAGCCAGTGGCGAGGAGCGACTGCGCTACAA gTACCCCAGTGTGGCCTGTGAGATCCTGACCTCAGATGTGCCCCAGATCAATGATGCGCTGGGTGCTGATGAGTCCCTCCTGAACCGGCTCTATGGCTTCCTACAGAGCAGCGGCAGCCTCAACCCACTGTTGGCCAGCTTCTTCAGCAAGGTCATGGGCATCCTCATTAACCGCAAGACAGACCAG cttGTGTCCTTCCTGCGGAAGAAGGATGACTTCGTTGACCTGCTGCTACAGCACATTGGCACCTCAGCCATCATGGACCTCCTGCTGCGTCTCCTCACCTGCGTGGAGCGGCCACAGCTGAGGCAGGATGTGGTCAAC TGGCTCAACGAGGAGAAGATTGTGCAGCGGCTCATAGAACAGATCCACCCGTCGAAGGATGACAAT CAACATTCCAATGCATCCCAATCCCTGTGCGACATCATCCGCCTGAGCCGGGAGCAGATGATCCAGGTCCAAGACAGCCTAGAGCCCGACCAGCTGTTGACCACCCTGGAGAA GCAGGAGACGATTGAACAGCTCCTGAGCAACATGCTGGAGGGAGAGCAGAGCCAGTCTGTCATTGTGAGCGGGATCCAGGTGCTCCTGACCCTGCTGGAACCCCGAAGGCCAAG CAGTGTGGATGGGCAGCTGGAGCTTCTGGCCCAGGCGACCCTGGATAGCAGCATGTCCAGTGTGGGCGCCCTGCACGCCCTGCGCCCACGGCTCAGCCATTTCCACCAGCTTCTGCTTGAGCCCCCTGAG CTGGAGCCACTGCGTACTACCTGGGGCAACCTGGCCCCGCCTCTGGGCAATACTCGGCTGCATGTGGTCAAGCTGCTGGCCAGCGCTCTGAGCGCCAACGACCCAGCCCTGACGCAGGAGCTCCTGGCACTGGATGTGCCCAACACCATGCTG GACCTCTTCTTCCACTACATGTTCAACAACTTCCTGCATGCCCAAGTGGAGTTCTGTGTGAGTGCCATGCTCAGTGCTGGGCCTCCTTCCGACAGCAGCCTTGAGATGCCTGTCCCAAATCCCGTTGTGAAACAT CTCCTGCAGCAGTGCCGCCTGGTGGAGCGCATCCTGACATCCTGGGAAGAGAACGACCTTGTGCA GTCTACCGGGGGCCCCCGCAAAGGCTACATGGGCCACCTGACGAGACTGGCCAACGCCCTGGTGCAGAACACGGAGAAGGGGCCCAATGCTGAGCAGCTGGGGCAGCTGCTGAAGG AACTGCCGGGTGAGCAGCAGGAGCGGTGGGAGGCCTTTGTGGCCGGACCCCTGGCCGAGACGAACAAGAAGAACATGGTGGACCTG GTGAGCACGCACCACCTGCACTCCTCCAGCGATGATGAGGACGACCGGCTCAAGGAGTTCAACTTCCCCGAGGAGGCAGTACTGCAGCAg GCCTTCATGGACTTCCAGATGCAGCGCATGACCTCAGCCTTCATCGACCACTTTGGCTTCAATGATGAGGAGTTTGGGGAGCAGGAAGAAAGCGTGAA TGCGCCTTTTGACAAGACAGCTAACATTACATTCTCCCTCAATGCTGACGACGAGAAC CCCAATGCCAACCTGCTGGAGATATGCTACAAGGACCGCATCCAGCAATTTGACGacgaggatgaggatgaggaggagggccagggctCTGGGGAGTCTGATGAAGAGGATGGCGCCTGGCAGGGCAGCCAGCTGGCCAGAGGAGCCCGCCGCGGCCAGCCCCCGGGTGTGCG CCATCCaccctcctccatcccttctgGCAGCACAGCCGCTGACAGGTGGTTTCTGGGCAGGAGTGGGGGCAGCACAGACAgcgaggaagaggaggatgacgACGAGGAGGACGAGGACGACGGTGACGGCCGTGTGGCTGGTGGGGGCGCCGGGCCCCCCTCTTATCCTAGCCCCGGCCCCCAGCCTCCGG gccccagctggaCAGCCACCTTTGACTCAGTGCCTACAGATACCCTGACCGGCCCCCGAGACTCTGGGGAGAAGGAGCCGAGCTCTGGGCTCTTTGCCCCACAGGGGTCCCTCAGCATACCCCGGGAcctccctgccttgagcctggCCGGCCCTGTGGCCTGCACCACCCTGCAGCTCAG GTCTCAGGACCCCGTGTCCCCCTCAGCACCTCAGGAAGCCACAGATGGCAGCAAAGTAGCAGAGCCTTCGG CCCCCTGCCAGTCCTTGGTCAGCATTGGGGACCTCCAGGCCACACTCAGAGGGACATGCTCCACCCCCAGCTCCTTGGACAG TGCAACCAGAGACCCTGCTACCTCTGTTCCAGCCTCCGGGGCCTGCCAGCACCCCCAGACCACAGAGGGGGAGAAGAGCCCAGAGCCCTCAGGGCTCCCTCATAGCCAGAG TGCCCAGGCCCTTGAGCCACCTCCAATGCCCAATGGCTCTGCCCCCGGAGGGCCAGCGTCCCTGGGTTCCCA GTAA